The genomic stretch CCGAGCGCGATGAAGGCGAGCAGTCCCGCCGCCACGGCGCCCCAGGTGCGGCTCACCGAGCGGCGCTCCTCGACGATCAGCCGCTGCACCGTCTCCTGGCCGACGCCGACCTTGTGCGGGGGCGCCTCAGTCGATGTCGAGCTTACCTGGGCGACGGCGGTGGAGGCCGCCGTCTGCGCCGTCTCGATCAGCCGGGTCGCAGCGGAATCGTCTATTCCGATGACGCGCGTGCGCGCCGCGAAGCTGGCCGGCCGCGGCTGCAGATCGAAGGCGAATTTCGGGCCCTTGGCGCCGCCGAGCTCGATCTTGTCCTCGGGCAGCAGCTCCGCGTCTTGCGAGATGCGCTGGCCGTTCAGGAAAGTGCCATTGCTGGAATTGAGGTCGATCAGCTTGAACTTCAGATCGTCGCCTTCGCCCTCGATGCGGATGACGGCGTGCTGCCGGCTGACGACGCCGTCTATGGTGGGGTCGAAAGCGATTTTCGATGTCGGATCGCGGCCGATGGTGATCTCTTTCAGATCGCCGATCGGAAGCTGCTCGATCTGATTGGCCTTCGACCCAGACAAATGCCGAATGACGACGCGCTCGACGACTCCACCCATAGCCCCGCCCCTGAAAAAAAACAGCGACTTTGCGTCAACGCGCGAAAAAACAAAACAAAGCGCCCGCGTCGCCCCCAATTACAGAATACCAGCGGCGCGCGGCCCATCGCAAGAGGCGTTCCGCGGCCTCCGGGGCGCCGACTTGCGCCGAGCCGGCCGATCGTATAGCAGGTTCCTCTGGACGATGAGCGCGGAGTCCCTCGCCCGATGAGCAAGAAGCCGTTGAACTTGGTGCATTTGTCGACCCTGATCGCCGTCGCGATCCTGGTCGGCACGGAGCTCGTCGCGACCTCCTGGGCCGCCGGCTGGGCGCTCGGCGGTCTGTTTCAGCTCGACCCGGCCGTGAGCCGCATTTTCGAAATCGTCTTCGCGCTGGCCGGCTTGGTCGGCCTGTATTTCTTCATGCGCACAGCCGTCCGCCACGAGCCTATCCGCTGATTTTTCGACCCTAGGCCGACGACAGGCGCTTCCCCGCCCCGCGAGGTTCCCTGCATGATCGACGACACGGATCGCCGCTCCTTCCTGAAGGCCGCGGCTGCTACGGGCGCGCTCGGCGCGATGAGCGCGAATGAGGCCGCGGCCCAGCCTGCCCCCGGCCGTCTCGACCTCGGCCCGGCCGAGCCCTTCTCCTTCGAGCGACTGAAGGAGACAGCCCGCCGCCGCGTCGCGGAGCCTTTCCGCCCGCCGAGCCAGCCCGATCCGCAGATCACTTCCAAGATCGACTATGAGGCCTGGGGCAAGATCAGCTACGACACGAATTACGCGCTCACCACGGGCGCCGGCCGTTTCCCGGTCGAATTCTTCCACCTCGGCATGTTCTTCAAAAAAGCCGTCCGCTTCTATGCGGTCGAGAACGGCCAGGCGCGCGAGGTGCTCTACAACCCCAAATATTTCGACATGCCGGAGGATTCGATCGCCCGCCAGCTGCCGCCGGGCGCGGGCTTCGCCGGCTTTCGCATTCAGGAGCCGAAAGACGGGCCGCTCGACTGGCGCAAGAATGATTGGGCGGCTTTTCTCGGCGCCTCCTATTTCCGCGCCATCGGCGAATTGCGCCAATATGGGCTCTCTGCGCGCGGCGTCGCGCTCGACACTTGGGCGCCCGATCGGCCGGAGGAGTTTCCAGACTTCACCAATATCTATATCGGCCCGGAGACGGAAGACGGTCTGCCGCTGCATCTCTTGCTCGAAGGCCCGTCCATCGTCGGCGCCTTTCGCATTTTGGCGAAGCGCGGCAAGGGCGTCGTGATGGACGTCGACTGCTCGCTGCATTTGCGCGGCTCCTTCACGCGCTTCGGCATAGCGCCGCTCACCTCCATGTATTGGTTCTCCGAGACCAAGAAGCCGACCGCCGTCGATTGGCGGCCGGAGGTGCATGATTCCGACGGCCTCGCAATGTGGACCGGCCGCGGCGAGCGTCTATGGCGCCCGCTCAACAATCCCGACCGCGTGATGGCTTCCGCCTTCGCCGACGAAAATCCGAAAGGCTTCGGCCTGCTGCAGCGCGACCGCAATTTCGATCACTATCTCGACGGCGTTTTCTATGATCGCCGTCCGAGCGTGTGGATCGAGCCCAAGGGCGATTGGGGCAAGGGCACGATTCAGCTCGTCGAGATTCCGACCGACGACGAGATCCACGACAATATCGTCGCAATGTGGGTGCCGGCGAAGCCCGCCGTTCCCGGCTCGTCTTTCGACTTCTCCTATCGCCTGCATTGGCTCGCCGATGAGCCCGATCCGACGCCGCTCGCACGCTGCGTCGCGACGCGGCTCGGCAATGGCGGCCAACCCGGCAAGCCACGCCCCAAAGGCGTGCGCAAATTCATGGTGGAGTTTCTCGGCGGACCGCTCGAGCGTCTGCCCTTCGGCGTGAAGCCGGAGCCGGTGCTGTGGTCGTCGCGCGGATCCTTCTCCTACATCTACACGGAAGCCGTATTCGACGGCGTGCCGGGACATTGGCGCGCGCAATTCGATCTGACCGTCGACGGACATGATCCTGTCGAGATGCGGCTCTTCCTCGCGCATAAGAACGAAGCGCTGTCGGAGAACTGGCTCTTCCAATATCACCCGTTCTGAGGCGCGTCAGCGCGCCTCCAGGGCGACGTTTTCCGACATCCGAGCAGGATAGTCGCCCTCGCGCAGAAGGCGCGCCAGCGCCTCTGCGGAGCGGCGCCAGGACAATATGTCGCAGGTCGGCGGGGCGAGTGGAGAGGCGAGCGCCTCCTTCAGCCGGGCGAGCAGAGCGTCGCTGTCGCCCGCATCGAAGTAGGACGCCCAGTCGCCGCCGACCTCGCGAAAGACGGGAATGTCGCTCGCTATGGCGCGCGCGCCGAAATGCGCCGCCTCGACGAGCGGCAGGCCGAAGCCCTCGGCGATGGAGGGAAACACGAGCGCATGCGTCCGCTCGTAGAGATAGCGCAGATCGGCGTCGTTCGCGCCGCGCAGCCAGAACAAGCGTCGGCCGAATTCAGGATGCTCCAGAATTCGCCGCTCGAGCGCGCGCACATTCCAGCCTTTCGAGCCGACGATGACGTAGCGGACATCGGCGCCCTGCTCCCACCAGCGATCGAAGGCTCCGAGCGCGACCGCATGGCCCTTGCGCGGCTCCAGCGTGCCGACGCTCAGAAAGAGCGGCTGTCCTCCCGCCGCGGCCTCGACAGCGTGCGGTGAAGGCGTCTCGTCGCCGGGCGCGCGAAAATCCGCGCCGAGCGGCCACCAGCCGAGCCGCAAGCCGCGCTTGCACGGCAGCCCATGGTCCTGCGCATAGGCCTGGAAATCATCGATGACCGCCTTGGAGATGCCGACGATCGCGTCACTCTCGCGAATGAGGAGATCGAACCATTCCACAAAGGCCCGATGCGCGGAATTCGTCACCACGGAGGGATAGAGGATCGGAATGAGATCGTAGAGACAGCCGATCGTCTCGCCGCCGGCCCGCGCGACAATTTCGATCATTCGCGAATATTCCGCCGTGAGGTGCCAGCCGGCGTCGAGCAGAAGAAATTTATCGCCGGCGGCCGGCGTCACCTCGTCTGGAAGATTGTCATTTGTGAAATGGGAAAAGAGCCGCCCATCCTCCATGAAGACGGGAATTCCGGCGCCGCTCTCGACCATGGCGCGCGCGATCTCGCGAACGACGCGCTGAATGCCGGTGCGGCCTATGGTGCGATGCGTCGCCGTCATATCGACGAGCAGACGCGCCTGCGTCGCAGGCGCCGGAATATCGCCGGCGAGCGCTGTGCGCCATGCTCTCGCCTTCTCGCCGCTCGGCTTGCGCCATACGCCGTCATGCAGGCGGCCGAGGCCGAGCAGACGCGTCACCGTCCAGTAGAATTCGCGGGCTCGCGCATAGAGAAATTTCGTGGCGTCATCGACCTCGCTGCGCGCGAGCTCGTCGATCTCCGCCTTCATCTCCTGCAGAAGATAGGCCTCTATACGGCCATCTCCCGACCTTCTTTCGACCATTTGCTCGCGACCTCGCTGCCGTCGTCGCGACAATAGCGGCATGGCCGGGCAATTCCAAACGCGCTTTCAGCGCCGATAGGGCCCCGCATGCGTCCCCGCGGGGCCTCGAATGCAGAGACGCCGACCGTGATCGCCGATGGATCGCGGCCGGCGTGGCGAGAACAAAAATGTTCCGCTCAGCCCCCGTGGGAAATGATGGGGGCGAAATGAACCAGGGTGATGATCAGCGCGATCGCGCCGATGAACCACGCCAGCGACTTGACGATGTCCTTCCCAGAGGTCTGCAGAGCCATTTTCTTCTCCATTGGTACGCCGCCGCTCGTTGTTTCGAATTGGCTGCGCGCAGAGGCGTCAGGGGTCGCAGCTTGACCTATCGAATGGCGACATATCGCGTCGCGCGCAAGTTAATTTTTCGAGCAGCTTCGGGAAAAGGGCTCACTGCGCCGGCTGCGGCTCGCCCAGCCCCGGCTGCGCCTCGCCCTGGCCCTTCTGCTCCTCATGGCCCGAACGATGATCCTCGACCGGCGCGTCGCCGGCCTGTGGCGTCCGATGCGCCTTCTCCCATCTCTCCATCGCTTCCGCATCATGCGCATGCGCGGCGTCGGGCGCGTC from Methylosinus sp. C49 encodes the following:
- a CDS encoding glucan biosynthesis protein D, which codes for MIDDTDRRSFLKAAAATGALGAMSANEAAAQPAPGRLDLGPAEPFSFERLKETARRRVAEPFRPPSQPDPQITSKIDYEAWGKISYDTNYALTTGAGRFPVEFFHLGMFFKKAVRFYAVENGQAREVLYNPKYFDMPEDSIARQLPPGAGFAGFRIQEPKDGPLDWRKNDWAAFLGASYFRAIGELRQYGLSARGVALDTWAPDRPEEFPDFTNIYIGPETEDGLPLHLLLEGPSIVGAFRILAKRGKGVVMDVDCSLHLRGSFTRFGIAPLTSMYWFSETKKPTAVDWRPEVHDSDGLAMWTGRGERLWRPLNNPDRVMASAFADENPKGFGLLQRDRNFDHYLDGVFYDRRPSVWIEPKGDWGKGTIQLVEIPTDDEIHDNIVAMWVPAKPAVPGSSFDFSYRLHWLADEPDPTPLARCVATRLGNGGQPGKPRPKGVRKFMVEFLGGPLERLPFGVKPEPVLWSSRGSFSYIYTEAVFDGVPGHWRAQFDLTVDGHDPVEMRLFLAHKNEALSENWLFQYHPF
- a CDS encoding glycosyltransferase family 1 protein, translated to MVERRSGDGRIEAYLLQEMKAEIDELARSEVDDATKFLYARAREFYWTVTRLLGLGRLHDGVWRKPSGEKARAWRTALAGDIPAPATQARLLVDMTATHRTIGRTGIQRVVREIARAMVESGAGIPVFMEDGRLFSHFTNDNLPDEVTPAAGDKFLLLDAGWHLTAEYSRMIEIVARAGGETIGCLYDLIPILYPSVVTNSAHRAFVEWFDLLIRESDAIVGISKAVIDDFQAYAQDHGLPCKRGLRLGWWPLGADFRAPGDETPSPHAVEAAAGGQPLFLSVGTLEPRKGHAVALGAFDRWWEQGADVRYVIVGSKGWNVRALERRILEHPEFGRRLFWLRGANDADLRYLYERTHALVFPSIAEGFGLPLVEAAHFGARAIASDIPVFREVGGDWASYFDAGDSDALLARLKEALASPLAPPTCDILSWRRSAEALARLLREGDYPARMSENVALEAR